From Rhodococcus antarcticus, the proteins below share one genomic window:
- a CDS encoding response regulator transcription factor, giving the protein MRILVVDDDRAVRESLRRSLSFHGYTVDLAADGVEALAAVAEERPDALVLDVMMPRVDGLEVCRRLRGAGDDLPVLVLTARDTVSERVAGLDAGADDYLPKPFALEELLARLRALLRRATPADSPDSAVLEFAGLRMDPVTREVSRDDRSISLTRTEFSLLEMLLANPRRVLTRSRILEDVWGYDFPTSGNALEVYIGYLRRKTEAEGEIRLIHTVRGVGYVLRETAP; this is encoded by the coding sequence ATGCGCATCCTCGTGGTGGACGACGACCGGGCGGTCCGTGAGTCCCTGCGCCGCTCGCTGTCCTTCCACGGGTACACCGTCGACCTCGCCGCGGACGGGGTGGAGGCGCTGGCGGCCGTCGCCGAGGAGCGGCCCGACGCCCTCGTGCTCGACGTGATGATGCCGAGGGTGGACGGGCTGGAGGTGTGCCGTCGCCTGCGGGGGGCCGGTGACGACCTGCCGGTCCTGGTCCTCACCGCGCGGGACACCGTCTCCGAGCGCGTGGCGGGTCTGGACGCGGGCGCGGACGACTACCTGCCCAAGCCCTTCGCGCTGGAGGAGCTGCTGGCCCGGCTGCGCGCGCTGCTGCGTCGCGCCACCCCTGCGGACTCGCCCGACTCGGCCGTGCTGGAGTTCGCCGGCCTGCGGATGGACCCGGTGACCCGCGAGGTCTCCCGGGACGACCGGTCCATCAGCCTGACCCGCACGGAGTTCTCCCTGCTGGAGATGCTGCTGGCCAACCCCCGGCGGGTGCTGACCCGCAGCCGCATCCTCGAGGACGTCTGGGGCTACGACTTCCCCACCTCCGGCAACGCGCTCGAGGTGTACATCGGGTACCTGCGCCGCAAGACCGAGGCCGAGGGCGAGATCCGGCTCATCCACACCGTCCGCGGGGTGGGGTACGTGCTGCGCGAGACGGCGCCCTGA
- a CDS encoding trimeric intracellular cation channel family protein, with protein MLLLVLELVGVTAFAASGALAAVRARLDIFGVCVLGATTALGGGVLRDLLLGITPPTALTDGRYLAAALVTSLLVFRFNPGVARLRRSVLVLDAAGMGLFATGGATTALAAGGSALAACIIGMTTAIGGGVLRDVLLREIPTVLRMEIYALAALAGSVVVVAGTAAGLRPGVASVFGALLATGLRGVALRRGWNAPLAR; from the coding sequence GTGCTGCTCCTGGTTCTCGAGCTCGTGGGCGTCACCGCGTTCGCCGCCTCGGGCGCGCTGGCCGCGGTGCGGGCGCGGCTGGACATCTTCGGTGTCTGCGTCCTGGGGGCCACCACGGCACTGGGCGGCGGGGTGCTGCGCGACCTCCTGCTCGGCATCACCCCGCCCACCGCGCTGACCGACGGCCGCTACCTCGCCGCGGCGCTGGTCACCTCGCTGCTGGTGTTCCGCTTCAACCCCGGGGTCGCCCGGCTCCGGCGCTCGGTGCTGGTGCTCGACGCCGCGGGCATGGGCCTGTTCGCCACCGGTGGCGCGACCACCGCCCTCGCTGCGGGGGGTTCGGCCCTGGCCGCCTGCATCATCGGCATGACCACGGCCATCGGGGGCGGGGTGCTGCGGGACGTCCTGCTGCGCGAGATCCCCACGGTGCTGCGGATGGAGATCTACGCCCTCGCCGCGCTGGCCGGGTCCGTCGTGGTGGTGGCGGGCACGGCCGCCGGGCTGCGGCCCGGGGTGGCGTCGGTGTTCGGCGCGCTGCTGGCGACAGGGCTGCGGGGGGTGGCCCTGCGCCGCGGCTGGAACGCCCCGCTGGCGCGCTGA
- the rpsR gene encoding 30S ribosomal protein S18, with product MLKTAGVETVDWKDVNLLRSFLSDRGKIRSRRITGLTPKQQSQVAQAIKSAREMALLPYSGAGKR from the coding sequence ATGCTCAAGACCGCGGGGGTGGAGACCGTGGACTGGAAGGACGTGAACCTGCTCCGCTCGTTCCTGTCCGACCGCGGCAAGATCCGCAGCCGTCGCATCACGGGTCTCACCCCGAAGCAGCAGAGCCAGGTGGCCCAGGCCATCAAGTCCGCTCGCGAGATGGCCCTGCTCCCGTACTCGGGAGCCGGCAAGCGCTGA
- a CDS encoding NAD-dependent succinate-semialdehyde dehydrogenase, translating into MSTLTQHEQDVIASVPVKLWIGGEQVDATGGGTFAVTDPSTGETLVEVADATPEDARKAMDAAAGAQAGWAATPPRQRGEILRGAWQRVVDRADDLALLMTLEMGKALAESRGEITYGSEFLRWFAEEAVRVNGRFTPSPGGTGRILTMKQPVGPCLAITPWNFPLAMGTRKIGPAFAAGCTMIVKPAGQTPLTMLALAGIFAEAGLPAGVLSVLTTSSSNDVTEPVISDPRLRKLTFTGSTGVGQKLVAKSAQRLLRTSMELGGNAPFVVFDDADVDAAVEGAMLAKMRNGGEACTAANRFHVQEGVREEFTRKLTERMTALSLGRGSEDGTDVGPLINQAQVDTCQELVDDAVAKGATVLCGGSAPERTGTFFTPTVLGDVPADARILVEEVFGPVAPICGFSTEQEGIDAANTTEYGLAAYFYTRDLDRAFRVAEALEAGIVGVNRGVVSDVAAPFGGIKASGFGREGGDEGINEYLEVKYVALTS; encoded by the coding sequence GTGTCCACCCTCACCCAGCACGAGCAGGACGTGATCGCGTCCGTCCCCGTCAAGCTCTGGATCGGGGGTGAGCAGGTCGACGCCACGGGCGGCGGCACGTTCGCCGTCACCGATCCCTCCACCGGGGAGACCCTCGTCGAGGTGGCCGACGCGACCCCCGAGGACGCCCGCAAGGCCATGGATGCCGCAGCCGGTGCGCAGGCCGGCTGGGCCGCGACCCCACCCCGGCAGCGCGGGGAGATCCTCCGCGGGGCCTGGCAGCGCGTGGTCGACCGGGCCGACGACCTGGCCCTGCTGATGACCTTGGAGATGGGCAAGGCGCTGGCCGAGAGCAGGGGCGAGATCACCTACGGCTCGGAGTTCCTGCGCTGGTTCGCCGAGGAGGCCGTCCGCGTCAACGGACGGTTCACGCCCTCGCCCGGTGGCACCGGGCGCATCCTCACCATGAAGCAGCCGGTGGGCCCCTGCCTGGCCATCACCCCGTGGAACTTCCCGCTGGCCATGGGCACCCGCAAGATCGGCCCGGCCTTCGCCGCCGGCTGCACGATGATCGTCAAGCCGGCCGGCCAGACCCCGCTGACGATGCTCGCCCTGGCCGGGATCTTCGCCGAGGCGGGCCTGCCGGCGGGCGTGCTCAGCGTGCTCACCACGTCCTCGTCCAACGACGTGACGGAACCGGTCATCAGCGACCCCCGGCTGCGCAAGCTCACCTTCACCGGCTCGACCGGGGTGGGCCAGAAGCTGGTGGCGAAGTCCGCGCAGCGCCTGCTGCGCACCTCGATGGAGCTTGGCGGCAACGCGCCGTTCGTGGTGTTCGACGACGCTGACGTCGACGCGGCCGTGGAGGGCGCGATGCTCGCGAAGATGCGCAACGGCGGCGAGGCGTGCACCGCGGCCAACCGCTTCCACGTGCAGGAGGGCGTGCGCGAGGAGTTCACCCGCAAGCTCACCGAGCGGATGACGGCGCTGTCGCTGGGCCGGGGCTCCGAGGACGGCACCGACGTCGGCCCGCTCATCAACCAGGCGCAGGTGGACACCTGCCAGGAGCTGGTGGACGACGCCGTGGCCAAGGGCGCCACCGTGCTCTGCGGCGGCTCGGCGCCCGAGCGCACCGGCACGTTCTTCACCCCGACCGTGCTCGGTGACGTGCCCGCCGACGCGCGGATCCTCGTCGAGGAGGTGTTCGGCCCGGTGGCGCCCATCTGCGGGTTCAGCACGGAGCAGGAGGGCATCGACGCGGCGAACACCACCGAGTACGGCCTGGCCGCGTACTTCTACACCCGCGACCTCGACCGGGCCTTCCGCGTGGCCGAGGCGCTCGAGGCGGGGATCGTCGGCGTCAACCGGGGGGTGGTGAGCGACGTGGCGGCCCCCTTCGGAGGGATCAAGGCCTCCGGGTTCGGCCGCGAGGGCGGCGACGAGGGGATCAACGAGTACCTCGAGGTCAAGTACGTCGCGCTGACCAGCTGA
- a CDS encoding VOC family protein encodes MTTDVHEQARERIRTTYLRDAADRPASAARGLHHTALISSDVEQTVRFYQGLLELPLTEVVENRDYPGSTHFFFDIGNGNLLAFFDFPGLDVGPYAEVLGGLHHVAISVEPQRWGHLRTKLLDAGVELVEHSEVSLYLRDPDGTRLELIADPLGEMYGTQVL; translated from the coding sequence ATGACCACCGACGTGCACGAGCAGGCCCGCGAACGGATCCGCACCACCTACCTCCGCGACGCAGCCGACCGTCCGGCGTCCGCCGCCCGCGGGCTGCACCACACCGCCCTCATCAGCAGCGACGTCGAGCAGACCGTGCGCTTCTACCAGGGCCTGCTGGAGCTCCCCCTGACCGAGGTGGTCGAGAACCGTGACTACCCCGGTTCGACCCACTTCTTCTTCGACATCGGCAACGGCAACCTCCTCGCGTTCTTCGACTTCCCGGGCCTCGACGTGGGTCCGTACGCAGAGGTCCTGGGCGGGCTGCACCACGTGGCCATCAGCGTGGAGCCGCAGCGGTGGGGCCACCTGCGGACGAAGCTGCTCGACGCCGGGGTGGAGCTCGTCGAGCACAGCGAGGTCAGCCTGTACCTCCGTGACCCCGACGGCACCCGCCTCGAGCTCATCGCGGACCCGCTCGGTGAGATGTACGGCACCCAGGTCCTCTGA
- a CDS encoding LysE family translocator — protein MLSSLLAFSLAAALIVLLPGPDSLVVLRAVVRHGRARAGLTAAGVLCGLLVWVAAAALGLSALLRASETAYTVLRIVGAVYLVWLGVQSLRTRGAPVPEDRPTRRGLPGSGFGAGFTTDVLNPKVGVFFVTFLPGFVPAGYSVGTTSLLLGAVFVVETAVYFAVVLLLVGRISTWLSDERTRRRMDRTTGVVLLAFGARLATES, from the coding sequence GTGCTCAGCTCCCTGCTCGCCTTCTCGCTGGCCGCGGCTCTCATCGTGCTGCTGCCCGGGCCGGACAGCCTCGTGGTGCTGCGCGCGGTGGTGCGGCACGGACGGGCCCGGGCCGGGCTCACCGCGGCCGGGGTGCTGTGCGGGCTGCTGGTCTGGGTCGCGGCGGCAGCACTCGGTCTCTCCGCGCTGCTGCGGGCCAGCGAGACGGCCTACACCGTGCTGCGCATCGTCGGTGCTGTGTACCTGGTCTGGCTCGGGGTGCAGAGCCTGCGCACCCGGGGTGCACCGGTGCCGGAGGACCGTCCCACCCGCCGGGGCCTTCCCGGCTCCGGGTTCGGGGCCGGGTTCACCACCGACGTGCTGAACCCCAAGGTGGGCGTCTTCTTCGTGACCTTCCTGCCCGGTTTCGTACCGGCCGGGTACTCCGTGGGCACCACGTCGCTGCTGCTGGGCGCGGTGTTCGTCGTCGAGACCGCGGTGTACTTCGCGGTGGTGCTGCTGCTCGTCGGACGGATCAGCACCTGGCTGTCGGACGAGCGCACCCGGCGACGGATGGACCGCACCACCGGGGTGGTCCTGCTCGCCTTCGGCGCACGCCTCGCCACCGAGTCCTGA
- a CDS encoding NAD-dependent epimerase/dehydratase family protein: MKVLVTGASGMLGRGVAQALLERGDDVTVLQRRPSTVDTRQVLGDVADAPVVARAVAGCEAVVHLAAKVDVVGPWTEYARANVDGTRVVVEAARGATVRRLVNVSSPSVAHAGRSLVGEGAGPADPERARGSYARSKALAERVALAADSPDLAVVSVRPHLVWGPGDTQLVGRIIERARTGRLPVIATGAALIDTTYVDNAVDALVAAVDADVHGEALVVSNGEPRPVGEVLRRLCEAAGVPAPTRHVPLRLALVAGAVVEGVWSVLDRRDTPPLTRFLAEQLATAHWFDQRRTRTALGWTPRVSLDEGFAALARHHAP, translated from the coding sequence GTGAAGGTCCTCGTCACCGGCGCGTCCGGGATGCTCGGGCGCGGGGTGGCGCAGGCCTTGCTGGAGCGCGGCGACGACGTGACCGTGCTGCAGCGACGACCGTCCACCGTGGACACCCGCCAGGTGCTCGGCGACGTGGCCGACGCGCCGGTGGTGGCCCGGGCCGTCGCCGGGTGCGAGGCCGTGGTGCACCTGGCCGCCAAGGTCGACGTGGTGGGCCCGTGGACGGAGTACGCCCGCGCCAACGTGGACGGCACCCGGGTGGTGGTCGAGGCCGCCCGGGGCGCGACGGTGCGGCGCCTGGTCAACGTCAGCTCGCCCTCGGTGGCGCACGCCGGGCGCTCGTTGGTCGGCGAGGGCGCGGGCCCGGCGGACCCGGAGCGCGCCCGGGGCTCCTACGCACGGTCCAAGGCGCTGGCCGAGCGGGTGGCCCTGGCCGCGGACTCCCCCGACCTGGCCGTGGTCAGCGTCCGGCCGCACCTGGTCTGGGGTCCCGGCGACACCCAGCTCGTCGGCCGGATCATCGAGCGCGCGCGGACCGGGCGGCTGCCCGTCATCGCCACCGGGGCGGCCCTCATCGACACCACCTACGTGGACAACGCCGTGGACGCGCTGGTGGCCGCCGTGGACGCGGACGTGCACGGTGAGGCGCTCGTGGTCAGCAACGGCGAGCCACGGCCCGTGGGGGAGGTGCTGCGCCGGCTGTGCGAGGCGGCCGGGGTGCCCGCTCCCACCCGGCACGTGCCGCTGCGGCTGGCGCTGGTCGCCGGGGCCGTGGTCGAGGGCGTCTGGTCGGTGCTCGACCGGCGCGACACCCCGCCGCTGACCCGGTTCCTGGCCGAGCAGCTGGCCACCGCGCACTGGTTCGACCAGCGGCGCACGCGCACCGCGCTGGGCTGGACGCCGCGGGTCAGCCTGGACGAGGGCTTCGCGGCGCTGGCCCGGCACCACGCCCCTTGA
- a CDS encoding alpha/beta fold hydrolase — MITYTAAPADLPPAGLPGLDPAWSRLVPVTDADGVERTFHVLDNGVTDPVGTLLCVHGNPTWSYLWRGLLAAAPAGWRVVAPDHLGMGHSERLDSARTLAQRVDDLGRLTDALGVTGPVVTVAHDWGGILSMGWAHRHRDQLRGIVLTNTAVSQPPTGKGPVLIRAAHVPLIGENACVRTPTFVRGTTSLTWPLLDKEVRDAFAEPYGTPARRAAVGGFVADIPFAAGHPSRPALDELNEGMRTLDVPALLLWGPRDPVFLEEHLRDIRDRLPQARTHRYPRASHLLPEDAPEYAEAVVDFVASLDEPAREVAATQDRPQLWAQLDAHSHDDTPAVVEVGGASISWAQLHGKVTDLAGALVAGGVQPGDRVALLVPPSIDLTVAVYAVWRAGGVIVVADKGLGLRGMGGALRSARVDHVIGATQGIVAAKAMRVPGTRFPVRSFGTLMAGPKGPLPEVSADMEAAVLFTSGATGPAKGVLYRHRQARAQVELVRSTYGLTSGDRFVAAFAPFAIFGPALGIASAVPDVDVTRPGTLTAAALADAAAAVDATVVFASPAALRNVLSTVDGLDAAGLGALGTVRLLMSAGAPVPAALLRELAATMPMASMHTPYGMTEVLPVTDVTLAEIEAAGAGEGVCVGRPLPGVEVALSPLSPLGLADGELTTDAGVTGEICVRAEHVKDRYDALWMTERAASRNPGWHRTGDVGHLDEDGRLWVQGRTVHVLTTVDGVVTPVGVEQRVETLGSSAAVVGVGPVGTQQVVVVVTGTGEVLASAALTEAVRGVAGVPVSAVLVRKDLPVDIRHNSKVDRVAVAQWASGVLAGGRA, encoded by the coding sequence GTGATCACCTACACCGCCGCCCCGGCCGACCTGCCCCCCGCGGGACTGCCCGGGCTCGACCCGGCGTGGTCCCGGCTGGTCCCCGTCACCGACGCCGACGGTGTCGAGCGCACCTTCCACGTCCTCGACAACGGTGTCACCGACCCGGTCGGGACGCTGCTGTGCGTGCACGGCAACCCGACCTGGAGCTACCTGTGGCGCGGGTTGCTCGCCGCGGCCCCGGCAGGCTGGCGCGTGGTGGCGCCGGACCACCTCGGCATGGGCCACAGCGAGCGGCTCGACTCCGCCCGCACCCTCGCGCAGCGGGTCGATGACCTCGGACGGCTCACCGACGCCCTGGGCGTCACGGGGCCGGTCGTCACCGTGGCGCACGACTGGGGCGGCATCCTCTCGATGGGCTGGGCGCACCGGCACCGCGACCAGCTCCGCGGCATCGTGCTCACCAACACCGCGGTGAGCCAGCCGCCCACCGGCAAGGGCCCGGTGCTCATCCGGGCCGCGCACGTGCCGCTCATCGGCGAGAACGCCTGCGTGCGGACCCCGACCTTCGTCCGCGGCACCACCAGCCTGACCTGGCCGCTGCTGGACAAGGAGGTCCGCGACGCGTTCGCCGAGCCCTACGGCACCCCGGCCCGGCGTGCAGCCGTCGGCGGTTTCGTCGCCGACATCCCCTTCGCCGCCGGCCACCCCTCCCGCCCGGCCCTGGACGAGCTCAACGAGGGCATGCGCACCCTGGACGTGCCCGCCCTGCTGCTGTGGGGCCCGCGGGACCCGGTGTTCCTCGAGGAGCACCTGCGCGACATCCGGGACCGGCTGCCGCAGGCCCGCACCCACCGCTACCCCCGTGCGTCGCACCTGCTGCCCGAGGACGCCCCCGAGTACGCCGAGGCCGTGGTGGACTTCGTCGCCTCGCTGGACGAGCCCGCGCGCGAGGTGGCGGCCACCCAGGACCGTCCCCAGCTCTGGGCCCAGCTCGACGCCCACAGCCACGACGACACCCCCGCGGTGGTCGAGGTGGGGGGAGCGTCGATCAGCTGGGCGCAGCTGCACGGCAAGGTCACCGACCTCGCCGGCGCGCTCGTGGCCGGGGGAGTGCAGCCGGGTGACCGGGTGGCGCTGCTCGTCCCGCCGTCGATCGACCTCACCGTCGCCGTGTACGCGGTGTGGCGGGCCGGTGGCGTCATCGTCGTGGCCGACAAGGGCCTGGGCCTGCGCGGGATGGGCGGGGCGCTGCGCTCGGCGCGGGTCGACCACGTCATCGGGGCGACCCAGGGGATCGTGGCGGCCAAGGCCATGCGCGTGCCGGGCACCCGGTTCCCGGTGCGCAGCTTCGGCACGCTGATGGCCGGGCCGAAGGGTCCGCTGCCCGAGGTGAGCGCCGACATGGAGGCAGCGGTGCTGTTCACCTCCGGTGCCACCGGACCGGCCAAGGGCGTGCTCTACCGGCACCGCCAGGCCCGCGCCCAGGTGGAGCTGGTCCGCTCGACCTACGGCCTGACCAGCGGCGACCGCTTCGTCGCGGCCTTCGCCCCGTTCGCCATCTTCGGCCCCGCGCTGGGGATCGCCTCCGCGGTGCCGGACGTGGACGTGACCAGGCCCGGGACGCTCACCGCGGCTGCGCTGGCCGATGCCGCGGCCGCCGTGGACGCCACCGTCGTCTTCGCCTCACCCGCCGCGCTGCGCAACGTGCTGTCCACGGTGGACGGTCTGGACGCGGCCGGCCTCGGGGCGCTCGGCACGGTGCGGCTGCTGATGTCCGCGGGCGCCCCGGTGCCGGCCGCACTGCTGCGCGAGCTGGCCGCGACCATGCCGATGGCCTCGATGCACACCCCGTACGGGATGACCGAGGTCCTGCCGGTCACCGACGTGACGCTCGCGGAGATCGAGGCCGCGGGCGCCGGCGAGGGCGTGTGCGTGGGACGGCCCCTGCCCGGGGTCGAGGTGGCCCTGAGCCCGCTGTCCCCGCTGGGCCTGGCCGACGGGGAGCTCACCACCGACGCGGGCGTGACCGGCGAGATCTGCGTGCGCGCCGAGCACGTCAAGGACCGCTACGACGCGCTGTGGATGACCGAGCGGGCGGCCTCGCGCAACCCCGGCTGGCACCGCACCGGCGACGTCGGGCACCTCGACGAGGACGGCCGGCTGTGGGTGCAGGGCCGCACCGTGCACGTGCTGACCACCGTCGACGGCGTGGTCACCCCGGTGGGCGTCGAGCAGCGGGTGGAGACCCTCGGCTCGTCGGCCGCGGTGGTGGGCGTCGGTCCGGTGGGCACCCAGCAGGTGGTGGTCGTGGTGACCGGCACCGGGGAGGTGCTGGCCTCGGCCGCGCTGACCGAGGCCGTCCGCGGGGTGGCCGGCGTGCCGGTGTCCGCGGTGCTCGTCCGCAAGGACCTGCCCGTGGACATCCGGCACAACTCCAAGGTGGACCGGGTGGCCGTGGCGCAGTGGGCGTCGGGAGTGCTGGCCGGCGGCCGCGCGTGA
- a CDS encoding 3-oxoacyl-ACP synthase III, with translation MTGNATHRFSNTTILSVCGIDAPQVVTSAEIDTRLAGTYARVGLRPGMMQRLAGIEERRWWSPGTTFADGAAMAGAKALAEAGVDPKRVGLMVNTSVSRAHLEPSTAVGVHHALGLPSSCQNFDVTNACLGFVNGMQLAAAMIESGQVEYALVVNGEDARGIQEATIDRLNAGDSDARHVFAQFASMTLGSGAAAMVLGRADAHPEGHRFLGGVTRAGTEHHELCVGDMDDMRTDSTGLMTAGIALSTDLWAESAQEWDWAGGMDRYVIHQVSVVHTREICKALGIDEALVPLTFPTRGNIGPASIPFTLAREIDSLQDGDRVLLMGIGSGLNASLVEIVW, from the coding sequence ATGACCGGCAACGCCACACACCGTTTCAGCAACACCACGATCCTCAGCGTCTGCGGCATCGACGCGCCCCAGGTGGTGACCTCCGCGGAGATCGATACGCGCCTGGCCGGCACCTACGCCCGCGTGGGCCTGCGCCCCGGGATGATGCAGCGCCTGGCCGGGATCGAGGAGCGACGCTGGTGGAGCCCGGGCACCACGTTCGCCGACGGTGCCGCGATGGCCGGGGCCAAGGCCCTGGCGGAGGCCGGTGTTGACCCGAAGCGGGTCGGGCTCATGGTGAACACCTCGGTCAGCCGCGCGCACCTGGAGCCGTCCACCGCGGTGGGTGTGCACCACGCGCTGGGCCTGCCCTCGAGCTGCCAGAACTTCGACGTCACCAACGCCTGCCTCGGCTTCGTCAACGGCATGCAGCTGGCCGCCGCGATGATCGAGAGCGGACAGGTCGAGTACGCCCTCGTCGTCAACGGCGAGGACGCGCGGGGCATCCAGGAGGCGACCATCGACCGCCTCAACGCCGGCGACTCCGACGCCAGGCACGTCTTCGCGCAGTTCGCGTCGATGACCCTGGGCTCCGGTGCCGCCGCCATGGTGCTGGGCCGGGCCGACGCCCACCCCGAGGGCCACCGCTTCCTCGGCGGCGTCACCCGTGCGGGCACCGAGCACCACGAGCTCTGCGTCGGCGACATGGACGACATGCGCACGGACAGCACGGGCCTGATGACGGCCGGGATCGCGCTGAGCACGGACCTGTGGGCCGAGTCCGCGCAGGAGTGGGACTGGGCCGGCGGCATGGACCGCTACGTCATCCACCAGGTGTCGGTGGTGCACACCCGGGAGATCTGCAAGGCCCTGGGCATCGACGAGGCCTTGGTGCCCCTGACCTTCCCGACGCGCGGCAACATCGGTCCCGCGTCGATCCCCTTCACCCTGGCCCGCGAGATCGACTCCCTGCAGGACGGGGACCGGGTGCTGCTCATGGGCATCGGCTCCGGACTCAACGCCTCGCTGGTGGAGATCGTCTGGTGA
- a CDS encoding amidase family protein: MDPTLTEDDIAYSGVAGRRELLRTGRASAVELLEASLHRIARLDPELGAFRRLLPTARAEAEAADAALARGDDRPLLGVPVAVKDSVAVAGHPASMGTRSPQPPATVDSEVVRRLRAAGAVVVGTTNLPELALWPFTESASFGQTRNPWSHSHTPGGSSGGSAAAVASGMVAAAHASDGGGSIRVPAACCALVGLKPGVGLVSLAPDTEHWHGLSSAGCLTRTVADTATVLSVLAGADLAVSDPGRLRVAWSTAAVVPQSVHPDVLAALRSTVEALGELGHDVVEADPSFAGVQESFLVRYARGVADDLARLVDPSVTERRTRVVAAVGRRVPRPLLARARRLGREAAQRLAVLPGGADVLATPVMAAPPAEVGSLTGLRTIALAARRVPFTPVWNVTGQPALSVPAGWTAGGLPLAVQLVGAPGSEALLLSVAAQLEKSSGWPDRRPPLG; the protein is encoded by the coding sequence GTGGACCCGACGCTGACCGAGGACGACATCGCCTACTCCGGGGTCGCGGGGCGGCGCGAGCTGCTGCGCACCGGCCGCGCCAGCGCCGTGGAGCTGCTGGAGGCGAGCCTGCACCGCATCGCCCGGCTGGACCCCGAGCTGGGCGCCTTCCGTCGGCTGCTGCCCACCGCCCGCGCCGAGGCCGAGGCCGCGGACGCAGCCCTCGCCCGGGGTGACGACCGGCCGCTGCTGGGCGTGCCGGTGGCGGTGAAGGACTCCGTCGCCGTGGCCGGGCACCCCGCGTCGATGGGCACCCGCAGCCCGCAGCCCCCCGCGACGGTGGACTCCGAGGTCGTGCGGCGCCTGCGCGCGGCCGGAGCGGTGGTGGTGGGCACCACCAACCTGCCCGAGCTGGCGCTGTGGCCGTTCACCGAGTCCGCATCGTTCGGCCAGACGCGCAACCCCTGGTCGCACTCGCACACCCCCGGCGGCTCGTCCGGCGGATCGGCCGCGGCGGTGGCCTCGGGCATGGTGGCGGCCGCGCACGCCTCCGACGGCGGTGGCTCGATCCGGGTGCCGGCCGCCTGCTGCGCGCTGGTCGGGCTCAAGCCCGGCGTCGGCCTCGTCAGCCTCGCTCCGGACACCGAGCACTGGCACGGCCTGTCCTCGGCGGGCTGCCTGACCCGCACCGTGGCCGACACCGCGACGGTGCTGTCGGTGCTGGCCGGTGCCGACCTCGCGGTGAGCGACCCCGGCCGGCTGCGCGTGGCCTGGTCGACCGCCGCCGTGGTTCCCCAGTCGGTGCACCCCGACGTGCTCGCCGCCCTGCGGTCCACGGTGGAGGCGCTCGGCGAGCTCGGCCACGACGTGGTCGAGGCCGATCCGTCGTTCGCCGGGGTGCAGGAGTCCTTCCTCGTGCGCTACGCCCGTGGCGTGGCCGACGACCTCGCCCGGTTGGTCGACCCGTCGGTCACCGAGCGGCGCACCCGAGTGGTGGCCGCCGTCGGGCGCCGGGTGCCCCGGCCCCTGCTGGCCCGCGCGCGCCGCCTCGGGCGGGAGGCCGCGCAGCGGCTGGCCGTGCTGCCCGGCGGTGCGGACGTCCTGGCCACCCCGGTGATGGCCGCGCCCCCGGCGGAGGTGGGCTCCCTGACCGGTCTGCGCACCATCGCCCTGGCCGCCCGCCGGGTGCCGTTCACCCCGGTGTGGAACGTGACCGGTCAGCCCGCGCTCAGCGTGCCCGCCGGGTGGACCGCCGGCGGGCTGCCACTGGCCGTGCAGCTCGTCGGGGCCCCCGGGTCGGAGGCGCTGCTGCTCTCGGTGGCCGCACAGCTCGAGAAGTCCTCGGGCTGGCCGGACCGTCGGCCGCCGCTCGGGTGA